The window TTATGGTGTGGGTTTTACTATCCTAACCATATTCAAAAGAATTGTGGAAGTTGGTAATGGTAGTTTCATTCAAAATTGTGAagttaatgaaagtaaaaattcacaaaataaatttattcaaagaaATCAGGGTTCAAGTTCTATAACTTCTCAAAATGTTGTATCTACAATTTgttgaataaaatgatgataatatTGAACAACAAATTGATGATGATTCACTTCATACCAATACTATCAATAAACCCATCACAGAAAAACCACTAAGGAGTAACATGATTAAGAAGATTTGCTCATCGAAATGacaattaaattttgatataagaATCAATAAAGAGTCAATTTCACTTTCACAACCCATAAAAGTTCATATTCTACTAAATggattgatgacatgaatgatgaATTGAAATCCATGGAATAAACTAAAGTCTGTGATCTCATTCAGTTAGTTGCAAGATGTAAAAGAATAGGAGACATCCTTAAGACCAAATTAATGTGATTGTAATGGCAACATTAATTAGTAAAAGGTTAAAATTGTTACCAAAAAAATTCACTCATAAAGAAGGCATTGATTATATATGACTCTTTTGGAATCATTAATTGTGGCATTAGTAGCTCGTTATAACTTCAAGTAACATCAAATGGAGGTGAAAACAACCTTTTTGAATGAGGATTTAGGATAAGAAGCTTATAGGAATCTACCTAAAGGCTTCTCAATTAAGGATAATGATCACACACAGTGCAAACTTAAAAGGTCAATATACATACTGAAAAAATAAACCTCTCAAAAATAGTATCTTAAGTTCAATGATACAATAACTTCCTTTtgattcaaggaaaaaaatgttaagattgTGTACTTATTTAAAGGTCAATAGAAgcaattttatatttctaattttgtatTTAGATTATATCTTTCTTGCTAATAATGATCTTGGTATGTTCATGCaattaaaatcaagaaatttgTTTCAATGaactttgaaatgaaagatattGGAATGACAACTTGTGTAGTaggaattgaaatattttgagatAGGCCACATGGACTATTTGATGCAATGCATATTGACAAGAATTAagtttatttcctttattttaggaattaagtttatttctctattttattgtttcctttattttagttaaagtaggattgatttctttttctaattttagatAGCGATAGTTTCCTTTATTTTAGACAAGGTATGATTGGTTTCCTTTATCAATTTTAGATGGGGATAATTCCTTTGGTTTGAATTTTAAATGGTATATTTAAAGTTGATTAGGAGGATTGtgatgtaattgttttttaattaaaatttcagagATTATTCTCTCcttttttgcttgttttttggTATACTTTGAATCAACGAATTACTTTCACccttttttttggtatttacATGAATCAACAAACCATGGTTTATTCTATGCTTCTGCTTAATTAGTTTGTATCAAAGCACTCTTGCTAGGGTTCACCTTCATGTCGCCTTGACATCGACTTGATAAGATGGATGAACTACAATTATAGATGGCAAAGTAGTAACAATAGAttgttgggaaccttggattGCTCTATTCCCTTACCCTGGTTCAAATAAGTGCATGTAAGTCTACCCTAGGcctctaaatcctatgcaacgaaagcaaaaacaaatttttaacaaaattggaACTAGAGAAAAGCCATTAGAAAACTTtaactttgatttggatgttcccaaatcaatttcactCAAAGAAGATAGAGAACAAAGAATCTGGAAGTCTCGTACAACTAAAATCTTTCTCCTGATGACTCGAACCAtgatcttggcactccaaagtgtAGGATTTGGAAAGGAGGAATCCTAGGCTCTCTTTTTTTAGAGATGGAAGACAATTGTCTCTCAAAAACCTTGGCCCATAAGGGGGTATTTAGGGTTCCCctactaagcttaagtgacttgagtccaccaagtcttaagtcacttaatctagcccaaaatgagtcataattgattaattaaccatacaggttcatctaattaatcaattaactcaatCTAGAGAACTTGTTCACAATCCTCTAtacaaccttgcataattatcaaaatgcctttatgcacaagAGTCAACCAAGAgccaattcaaccctcataaaccgtgtcatcagggtatatgagcttagagcaaggatcactaggacccataggagtattggcgctctcataatccaattttgaagttgattcaaaactccactaaagagaatcaattgcgCTCTAAAaccctatgtaaataaaaatgagacaaaGCTTGGGTCTATGACTTACTATCAACTTcatgcagactccccatgaattggtatctgtaatctaataaggtagttcTATCATGATTGGAGctaaaatatgtgctctaaaggcacatattcgatatgatttgtgcaccaaaggacattcaaatcacccaacttaaCCTAAATCGATgttaaggccctagccatgagtttaatttatattttagagACTTATCTTAGGTTCAAGGGAGGAAAAGGGTGCAAGTTGAAttactttagattttgaaagatcaagaaagggtcaaatgaggaaataagtgagtcaagactcatgggcCATAAGGAAAGGCAAGGAAAGGATATTATGagtttggaaaatgaaaaaatgaccATTGTGGAGAAAGAAataaggcaagaaaacatggaaaatgaggcatgaagcaagattcagttgcatgaaaatttagaactcaaaaatctaatGGTAATATATACTCTGATTCGAGTACAAATTTAGCACACTTTCTGGAGTCTCGAAGCTCGAGAAGTCAAGAGTCCAACGCACTAAGCTGAAggatcatttcgaaatgatttcgaaattcaacttataattttgaaattcaacttatgaattctcgaatccacttcgaaatgacaccaatttcgaattcacccactaccACTTTGATATTTCGCCTCCTCTACCTTGGGAATTGCATCGAGGGCACTCCATCCGCCCTAAGTGACCctacacgactagaaatcactattttattatttttttaaatcatttttaggaaattattttgtaataattggccaatgagagtgtgccacatgttaggtaattgaagatattatataaactctctttattctaggttttagggatcttggatctttttccagagagtttgacattgaaggtggaagaagatgagaactttggtttgttttctttttcttatttattaaatatattgtttttagtttcttttgattcaaattatggatttttaccctattatgaattgtgaatgtgacatcacccccatgagaggctaaaagcCAACTTGGGgtttgaagcatgaaaacctaagggctagggaacctatagggacaatgggtaaattattataacaatgagattaattattggttgggtgacaatttatcaattttttttatcctatccttgtgagtgaggttagggaatgatacggtaggttattacccgatactaatgattcttggtaattcttgatcattagttatcttcATCTTCCCTATCGTTACTTTccccaaaacaaagctataaggagtagaaaggttaaaaatccaaatcttaaactagtaatcaatctcattcatcttatggttttaggaatctgttttaaaaaggaaaaattaggtttcgaatgcaattttaagttatagaactcaacttgatagCAAGCgaccaaggatcccaaaaccctaagatcatattacttaaaagacccttgtttcctctaatttctataccctaggttggattgtggaaaaccccaaacttgaatcaatcaaatttaaaatcgatatctatttgttattaatttaatttcttttacttagtttcacattattctcatattgtttttcattttggGATTTAAACgaaagcaattcatttattctagtattgacaattttcataagtcaGTCCTTAAGGACGATgcccggaatactacaaaagtcatagtgactctttctctagtttttctttactagAGTTGCTACGTAAAAAAGGTTAAGTATTTTCGTACAACAGAGAAGTTCGGTCAAGAAACTAGCGTCATTGCCAGGGACTGGCAACCGTCATAACTAAGATATAGTGCATTGTTTTGTTTtagttcttttaatttttttttctttatatatatatttttcttctattttatgctCGGTTGGGAAAGAGATCATTCAGGTAGACTTCAAAGAACAATTGAGGAATCTCAACCAAATATGGAGGAGACTGAAGAAtccaacaacaataacaacagGTCACGACCACCTATGTAGGACCAAAGAGCTATGAGAGAGTTTCTAAATCCTCCCAGGTTTAGCACACCATCGTGTTTTATGCTACCTCCAAATCATGATCATGTTACCATTCGGCCTCAAGTGGTATCTCAACTACCGATTCTTAAGGAGGTGGAAAATGAAAACCCATACTCTCacatcaaggaatttgaggacaTTGTTTCAATTTTTCGAGAAACCAACACTCCTTTGGAGATTTTCCACGTGAAGCTATTCCCCTTGTCATTGAAGGATAAAGCTAAAACTTGATTAAATAGTCTTAGACCTTATAGTATTAGAAATTGGGGTGATctataattagtttttttttttttttttttttttgcagaaaTTCTTTCCAACACATAGAACCAATGCATTAAAAAATGAGATCTCAAATTTCAAGGCTATGgaggatgagaaattttttgcaTGCTGGGAAAGATTCAGGGAGATGGTTGCAACATACCCTCATCACGGATTTGACAACTGGATGCTAGTATTGTATTTCTATGAAGGCATGTCACCACCAATGAAACAACTTctcgagactatgtgtggaggagatttcatgaataaaaacccCGATGAAACATTTCAATTCCATGATTATGTTGTCGAGGTATCTAGAAGTTGGGAATAATTAATTGTCAAGGAACCACCTAGAGATAGAACAATAATAGGGCAAGAGCTAGTGGAATGTATACCTTACTAGGAGGTTTAGATGTCTAAGCAAAGTTTGCAACCGTTATGAGAAGGTTGGATGATTTGGAAGTCAAGGGAGTTCAAGAGGTACAAATAGTCAATGAGGGAGTAACTCAATTGTGCTTGATATGTAAGTCTATAGAACATGGTGTGCAATCTTGTGCCACTCTACCTGCAATGCAAGACATGTTTTCAGAGCAATCTAATGCCTTAGGGGCATACAAGCAATTTTCTAGCAATTCTCCATATTCCAACACTTATAAtccaagttggaggaatcatatAAATCTATCATAGAGAAGAGGTAATAATGGTCAATTTCAGCAACAAGGAAATCGATTTCAGGGTAATCAGACTAATGGGCAACAAGGTTTTCAACCACAAGGTATgtcatctcaaaattttcaacagcAACCTCAAATCTCATCATCTAACTCAAGCCTGGAAGATATGATGAGAGAGTTTATACAAAATCAAGACAAGCGTAATGAAGATCAAAATAGGATAAATGCTCAAAGATCTCAAGAACTAGTAGATATTCGAACCACTTTGAGCCAACTTGCTGCAGGCTTAtctcaagagaaaggaaagttcccAACTTAACCACAGAAAAATCCGAGATGAGTAAATGAAGTTTCTGAAGTGCAAAATGAAGATTGCAATGCAGTTATCACACTCAGAAATGGGAAAGAATATGAAGGGCCAAAGCTACTGGTAAGTGAAGATATTCCTTTTAGAGATGAACCAATCGTGGAGAAAAATGCTAGAAATGAGAAAGAGTCtgaaaaatatgaggaagtCATCGTGAGCAAAGACAAAATGAGTGTTTCCAATCATTTGTCTTTCCCCTCAGCTATGCAGAGACACAAAGTGGGGAATAAGACTTTGgagattttggaaattttgaagcAAGTGAAGATCAACATTCCACTCCTttatatgattaagcaagtgtTTGCTTATGCAAAGTTCCTCAAGGACTTATGCACTgtgaagaaaatgattaaattaagCAAGAAAGCATTCCTCACCAAGCAAGTTAGTGTCATCATTGATAATAAGGCAATGGTGAAGTACAAATATCCAGGTTGTCCTACCATCTCATACTAGATTGGAGACTCATTCGTGGAAAGGGCgttgttagatttgggagctagtgtaaatttgcttccatattcaatctataagcaattgggattgGGGGAGCTTAAGGCTACTGCAATTACACTCTCTTTAGCAGATCGTTCGATTAAAGTACCCAGAGGAGTAGTGGAAGATGTTTTGGTGCAAGTTGAAAAGTTCTACTACCCAGTGGACTTTGTGGTGTTAGATACAGAACCGTTGAAAAAATGTGTGAATTATGTTCCAATTATTCTTGGGAGACCCTTCCTTGCTACGGCCAATGCTCTCATTAACTATCGGAATGGATTAATGCAGTTATCTTTTGGGAACATGACAATAGAAATGAATGTTTTCAATTTATGCAAGCAACCAATGAACCATGATGATGTGGAAGATAAGGAAGCATGCCTTATAGAGGCCTTGGTGCAAAAACACACAGAAAagttaattgaagaaaatatagaTGATTTTTTCTCTACAATCGTTAAAGAAGAATGTATCGAAGTTGCTACAAAGTGGAAAGAAAAATGTACCATTCAATCTTTTAACAGTGTTGAGAAtgatgaagaaaacaaaaatgaggaGGTTGAGATCAGCAAACCAGAGTTAAAGCCCCAACCACATGGTTTAAAGTATGTTTATttagaggaaaatgaagaaaaacttgTGGTCATTTCAGGTACATTAATTGAAGAGCAAGAAATCAAACTTTTGAAGGTGCttaaatagaataaaagagCGATTGGTTGGTCCATTGCAGATTTGAAAGGGATAAATCCCTTGATTTGCACGCATCATATTTATTTGGAAGAGAATGCAAAACCAGTAAGGCAACCACAAAGAAGGTTAAATCCCCTTATGCAAGATGTAGTCAGAAATGAGGTATTGAAGCTTTTAAATGCAGGTGTTATTTATCCTATCTCTGATAGTAGTTGGGTGAGCCCCACTCAAGTAGTACCTAAGAAAAGTGGGATAACTGTGGTGAAGAATGATGAAGAAGAGCTTATTCCTACAAGGTTGACTATAGGTTGGTGAGTATGCATTGATTTTATGAAGTTGAATGCAGTCACcaagaaatatcattttccattaCCTTTCTTAGATCAGGTTTTGGAGACGGTAGCTGGTCATGACTATTATTGCTTCTTGGATGGCTATTCAGGTTACTTTCAAATTGCCATTGCATTGAAGAATCGAGAGAAAACCACATTCACATGCCCATTTGGCACTTATGCTTATAGGCACATATCTTTTGGTTTTTGTAATGTGTCGGTCAAATTTCAAAGGTGTATGCTCAGTATCTTCAGTGACGTGGTAGAgagaatcatgaaaattttcatggatGATCTGACTGTTTATGGGAAGACTTTTCATGATTGtctcttaaatttgaaaaaagttttgaaaatgtgGATTGAGAAGGATTTGGTCCTAAATTGGAAGAAATGTCATTTCATGGCAACCTCAGGGGTAGTACTTGATCATATCATTTCTAGAGAGGGCATTCAGGTAGATCCAGCAAAAATTGAGTTCATCTCAAAACTACATTCGCCTACTACTATTAAAGAGGTGAGACAATTTTTGGGACATGCAGGTTTTTATAGGAAGTTCATACAGGACTTCTCAAAAATCTTTCAACCTCTTTGCGTTTTATTGCTTAAGGATGCAAAGTTCATATGGACTAAAGCATGCCAAGAAGCTTTTGAGAGACTAAAGTCACTCCTCACTACTGCACCAATTGTGAGACCTCCCAATTGGTCTCTTCCATTTGAGTtgatgtgtgatgctagtgactaTGCAGTGGAAGCCATACCAGGTCAAAGGGAGGATGGAAAACCATATGTGGTGTATTATGCTAGTAAAACCCTCAATGATGCTCAGAACAACTACACAACTACTAAAAATAAGCTCCTTGTAGTGGTGTTCGCACTCGATATATTCAAGAACTACCTTTTGGGAACttcaatagtaatttttaatgaTCATTCGGCCTTGAAATATCTACTCAACAAAAATGATGCCAAAGCAAGACTTATCATATGGATCCTTCTTCTTCAAGAATTTAACATTCAAATCAAGGATAAGCAAGGGGTAGAGAATGCAGTTGTTGATCATCTCTCTCGAGTTAAAGTAGAGCCACATTTCTAGGAAGCACATATTAATGATGAGTTTCCTAATGATGCACTTTGTGTAGTAGAGAAGTTGCCTTGGTTCGCAAATATAATCAACTACTTGGCAACCGGAGAGCTTCCCTCAGAATGGAACATGGAGACGAAAAAGTATTTTCTTTCACGAGCAAAACACTATGCTTGGGATGATCCATATTTGTATAAGTTTTGCCCAGATCAAATTATTCGGAGATGTGTTCTAGAGAATGAACAACAAGACATATTGCGAATGTGCCATGAAAGAGCTTGTGGAAGTCATTTTGCTTTGAGGAAAACTTCAGAAAAAATTCTACGTAGTGGATTCTATTGGCCAACTATGTTCAAGGATTGTAACACTCACTGCAAAAGTTGTCCACAATGTCAACAACTGGGGAAAATCAACACAAAGTATCAAATGccacaaaattatatttgtgttGTTGAGGTATTTGATTGTTGGGGTCTTGACTTTATGAGACCATTCCCTCCTTCTTTTGGTAATCTATATATCTTGGTGGGaatggattatgtttctaaatgggtaaAAGCAGTGGCATGCAAGAGcaatgatcacaaagtggtgctcaaatttttaaaggagAATATTTTCTCTAGGTTTAGCATTCCGAGAGCAATCATTAGTGATGGAGGTTCACACTTTTGTAACAAGCCCTTTTCCACTCTTTTGCGTAAATATGGAGTGAGGCATAAAGTGTCCAccccttatcaccctcaaacgaATGGGCAAGCTGAGCTAGAAAATCGGGAAATTAAGAGAATCCTCACCAAAGTAGTCAATACTacaagaaaagattggtctagcAAGTTGAGTGATGCACTTCGGGCATATAGGACAACTTATAAGACTGTCCTTGGCATGTCATCGTATCATACTGTTTATGGTAAAGCATGTCATTTGCCTGTAGAGCTCGAACATCGTGCATATTGGGTTATAAAGAAGATAAACTTTGATTCTAATCAAGCTGGAGCTAAAAGGaaatatgatttgaattaaCTTGAGGCATATTGAAATGGAGTTATGAATGCTTACGTAATGCAAGGGAAAAACACAAATTCTACCATGACAAGCTTATTTTACGAAGGGAGTTCAAGCAAGGTGAAAATGTGTTGTTGTATGACTCCAAGCTTCACATTTTTCCAGGAAAGCTTAGGTCAAGGTGG is drawn from Vitis riparia cultivar Riparia Gloire de Montpellier isolate 1030 chromosome 18, EGFV_Vit.rip_1.0, whole genome shotgun sequence and contains these coding sequences:
- the LOC117905429 gene encoding uncharacterized protein LOC117905429, translating into MVNFSNKEIDFRVIRLMGNKVFNHKATAITLSLADRSIKVPRGVVEDVLVQVEKFYYPVDFVVLDTEPLKKCVNYVPIILGRPFLATANALINYRNGLMQLSFGNMTIEMNVFNLCKQPMNHDDVEDKEACLIEALVQKHTEKLIEENIDDFFSTIVKEECIEVATKWKEKCTIQSFNSVENDEENKNEEVEISKPELKPQPHGLKYVYLEENEEKLVVISDLKGINPLICTHHIYLEENAKPVRQPQRRLNPLMQDVVRNEVLKLLNAGVIYPISDSSWVSPTQVVPKKSGITVVKNDEEELIPTRLTIGFYRKFIQDFSKIFQPLCVLLLKDAKFIWTKACQEAFERLKSLLTTAPIVRPPNWSLPFELMCDASDYAVEAIPGQREDGKPYVVYYASKTLNDAQNNYTTTKNKLLVVVFALDIFKNYLLGTSIVIFNDHSALKYLLNKNDAKARLIIWILLLQEFNIQIKDKQGVENAVVDHLSRVKVEPHF